A stretch of DNA from Paramisgurnus dabryanus chromosome 19, PD_genome_1.1, whole genome shotgun sequence:
gtttaaaatatatagTGCATATACATGTGAGGTCTTAAACATACTAAATGCTTAACATATTTGAGGAAATCTTTTCTGGCTACAAAACGGTTTTTTATAAAGCACCTTTTTCTTTCAGGCTCCCATACTTGCTAGAAGCACAGATATTGATCTGACTGACACTCAGGCTAAACAGTTAGTTGTTTAAGCAGTTATGTTAGCTGGTCATAAAATAGGATTTCAAATGAACGTTATATGACAACTGTATGCAATTTAATGACACTTTGTAAACAAGCCAAAAGAAAGGGAGAAAGGCCTCACGAGGCTCGACTCACCCTGATGGAAGTAATGTCCATCATAACCTCGCGGAAAGCCGCTGTGTTATCAGCCTGACGCTGAGCGTGTAGGGCGATCTTCTCGCTGAATTTGCGAGGATTGCAGCCTCCATGTGCCGATCCCGCTCCGGGACCCTGCCCGTGTCCCACCTCCCCAATGTCAGGGCCGGACATGTGCATTATATCGCGaagtttaagaaaataaaccggCCACGGTCAGAGTTCGATAAGTGACCCGAGAAAGCAACACTTTTGACAACATTGAACGGTGAATTGTGGGTACTGTAGTCCTGTGTCAGGAAGTAAACCGTTGCCAAGTGCGTTCGTTATCTGTAAGCGCACACGCCCAGCTGCTGAAAAGATGGAAAAAACAACTCTGGTATTTTGGGAAACGTAGTTTATTCCGTCTTAACGGCTTCCAGTGGGACAGCAGTTTGCATTTTTGTCGCATAAAACATTTCGAAGAAACGTGGTGAACTTTGAACGTTTCTGAAAATTACAGTCATGACTACaaaaaagtacaattgttacacaattaatattgtgaaataatttCTACTGTTCTAGTCATATAGTTTAACAAAGGAAATGCCACTTTATCATGCTAATATACATGAAAGGTAATTGCTAAAACCGTTGTTAGTTTTCCaattttgtcattttaaatttatacataaataaaatacatttaataggATATACTGCGAATTACATTACAAGTGTCAATGCTTGAATTTCGTTTTGCTAATATTACTTTATCTTTAATATTATCGTCTTTATGATGTGTTTAACAATcctaaaagaaatgaaaaagtGTGAAATTTTCATATAAATCTGTAAGGACTACAgccattttttaagaaaactacaCTTACCAACTACCCAGTGACGTCTCTTTCAAATTCGGTCTACGTACTTCCGCTACGCGTTAACAGATCTCGAGTAGAACATGTCGGAGAAAAACATGGAGGAGAAAGTTGAACAAGCTGCAAGTAGTAAAACCATATCTTTGCCTATTTCGAGGGTCCGATTAATCATGAAAAGCTCTCCTGATGTTTCATGTATCAACCAAGACGCTCTTTTCCTGACAACAAAAGCAACGGTAGTTTAATATTATCATGAACGCTTAGTTGCCATGCTAACTGCCTTTCTCAGCTAACTTTGTTTTTGATAACAATGAACATTTTTGTACCCAGTCACCTTTTTAGTTTATATCACTATCAAGATGCAAAATTTAAGCATGTGATAGTTGAtaataaatttaatttataataaaaaatatggcTGTATTGCAATATATAGTTgagtaatattttatataatgtcTGTCACATTGTGATTTCCCATAGGAGCTTTTTGTCCAGCATTTGGCTTTGGCTTCGTATAAAAATGGTTCGGGTAGAGAGACTAACACATTGTCCTACAGTGATCTGGCAAATACAGCAGAGGAAACGGAAACATTTCAGTTTCTAACTGGTGAGTCTTGAGTCTTTTAACTATAAACACCATTCAGAACTAAACGTACAGATATGCAAACATAAgctttttctgtttttcagaTATCCTTCCAAGGAAAATCCTAGCTGGAGATTATCTCAAATCACTTGAAGAAATGGGAAAAGATGATGACAACCTGTAGTGATTTATCACATAGGGAATGGTTGTGAACTGGTCCTGACCACTTCATTAACACTCTTTAAAAGCAATGGATTAACCTTAGGATTTCAAGAATCAGGACACATTACCCAAAGAAATGTACTTTTACACCTCTGTTGTTTTAGAGAGGTACTGTACATGTTTTACTCCTAGCGTAGTCAATGTTTTAGCAACCACTTACACTAATGTTGTGTTAATCAAAATGCATATACTCTGTAGATTTACCACCAAACTACTGTGAGTATATGTATTCATTGGCTTTGTCTCATTTAATATTTCATGCCATGTTATGTGCACATTTAGGGATGATTCTTCATCCAGCTGCTACAATCCAAACATCCATTTCTTTTAACAATTCACACTTTGTTCATGTTCCTTCAGTCTAAAAATGTAGCATTGATCATGGTTTAGAAAGGACTTTTAATGTTATATTTAAATGGGCATTATACTTGCTAACTGCTgtgataaaaaataatatagaTTCATATTTGCATTCATGCAGTGTAAAGGTCAAATAATAATAAGCCAGTAATTCATATAGTTTTGTTCAGGTATTTTCCTATTAACATGTAAATTCTGGCTTTATCAACACTGGCCCCATGTTCTTAACATACATGGATAATATGCAAACATACATAAGATACTGTTCCTCCGCCTGGTCTGCCGAAACCCATTAGCTTTTAGCACAGGACTGTTTTGTAGTTTTGATAACTTTCCATGCACTGAATTTTTGTACTTGAGAGCTTAGACTACATCTGAAGACATATATTGTGTTTTGTATAGTTTTTAAATGCTTAAACATTAAATgctttgtattttaataaatgcatttgCTGATTATTTGTCTGGTACAGTCAGTTTTAATTCTTTAAGTGAGTCactttatataaaaaacagTCTGTATCCTGTGGTATAAAAATAGATTTTATTACCAGCACTTAAATCATTTCCTTATGAAGACAGTGGAACACATTGAGAAAATGCTTTAAACATATGACTGATGAAAGACAGAGTGTTGTACGCATGCACTATACCATTATACaagtgttattttaaaaactatataataacCAATCATGCATTTTGCTTTTATTCCACATAGTCGTGTAACTTTAGGGTTGTATGGTTTTAAGTCAATCAGTGGGGTAAAAGTTTGGCCAGTCGAAGTTGCATTGTGTGCAAAGACCTTTCTAGATTTGCAAGATGTTTTTCCAGAAGTGCCGCTACGTTCTCCCTGTTAGCAATGTCGTTTTTTGTGTTTTCAAGGTGCTCCTTCAGACTAAGAAagggaaaaacttaattttaaaaattattttttttatcaattgtTCATTtccataataaataataaagatgCATGATGAAATCATTTAATCATAACTACAGACAGATGTTAAAAAGATCATTAAAAGAATTCACTCACTTTGAGAAAGTATAATGTTCTTTCCCTTCCTTTCTCTTTTCCTCCAACTCCATGAACACCTTCTGCATTGTGTCGGCAGTCTGGGCCACGATGAGATGGTCGGCCTGAACGCCCTGCACATCCTCTCTAGCCTGTTGATCAAAGGAAGGTCTCCCTTCATCAAGACCACTAGCTGTGGACAGACCCTGCAGCACTGCCCTGTTCTGCAGCACGAGAAGGCGTGACTTCTCAAATTCCTCCGGGCCTGCTATATCATCCCAGCACACAGGCGAGGATGGAGGCAGCCAAAAGCGTTGAGTGCAGTTGGCTGGCCTACCGGGCTTCTCTGTGAGAAAAGGACTATCTGCAGGAAAGCTGTGTAGGAGCTCGTGAAAACCAGAGCCCCACTCCAAATTTTCCAGCTCGGGTTCGGTCACCACACTGCCCAGCAGAAAAAGGCACCAGGACCACCGAGTCCATTTCATTGTTTCCTAAAGCAACACCATACGGATGCTGAGTCATGTGCATTTGTACAGTAAAATGTTTTCACAATATCGTTTCAAAGCATCTTTACGGAAAACCATACTTTTATGTTATTAGATTAAGATTACGACAATAATGTACCTATATACAGTACTgagcaaaagtcttaggccaccatgccataattagattagttgtttttgcaatgttacagtgatcatatataattgtttctttctctctttaatagaatacatccagaaaatacagggaatgtgtatgtagtattaaaaactgtattaaaatgatgtgttaagtttttagggcaaactccccttccacttgagcaatagcaggaaactgcaggatctcttaaacctaaataaaattaaatcctaatttctaattttaaagaaagaagtctttttacttcattctgctcaaaaacgctcaagatgtgtttagtgccaagagaggtcacactaaacaccaaCGATGTATAAAGAAGAAATTTAGTCCTgaaatttttttgtacatatttcctgtatattctgtttgtatcttaatgaaatagattaaaaaataaatatggatggatattataacttctaaaacaacaagtcgggtggtggtggcctaagacttttgcacagttttGTATATATTAGAAATagcaataaaatatacaaacagtATATTCATATGTACCACGGGTATATATgcagcaatagccaacaattaATTTTATGGGTCAACATTTTTCATAAGAATCATaaggatattatgtaaagatcatattccatgaagatattttgtacatttcctactgtaaatatatcaaaatttattttgtgaGTAAGATGGAGTGCTAATGACTTTCTAAGgcgattttcttaatattttttttcacgcttacattccagattttcaaacagTTGTCCTATCATAACAAACCAtaaatcaatggaaagcttatttattgaGCTGGTGtataaattttaattaaaaaattgacccctatgactggttttgtggtccagggtcacatataggcCTATTACACATAGATATAGTTTGCGTGTGTGTACATACATATGTGCCTATAATTTTATAtggaaataaaaatgcattaaaagtaATTTACTTTAGTATTTATGGTAGTACACTGTTGTACTATATTCTATACCAGGaatgggcattcctggtcctggaggaccaCTAGGACAGTTTAGCtccaaagtttagctccaacccctatcaaacacacctgaatgccATTTCCAAATAATCATGCAGCCTTTGATTAGAGTTTAATCTTTTTGGTTCTTTCAGGACCAAATGCCTACCCCATACATATGTTGAACCTTGCCATAGTAAACATTAAAGTACACTAGTGTTCACTACATACTATAAAATCCTATAGTATACATCAACACCAGCACCAGGTTGCCTGCCAAAGCATAATCCATTAATAGcctcattttaatatttaattattacagattttttatattagatTGTCTTCTTttatgcatgttaacattttaaagtacAATTAAattaacaagtaaaacaaaagttttgactatgtatcaaaaagtagccctttagattgttttatccattgtggtagcccttccTTACAAAAAAGTTGGAGACCCCTCGTAGTCTAGTGAAGTAGGCTACTTactaatatacagtatattattttatagtATACTACAATTTGCTACagtttattataataaatacaaaactatattacattattttccattaaggtatttttcattaaattaataatgtccaaagacaaaaaaatatctGTAAAGAATCGGAAGTTTGTATTTAGCCTTGTATTTAACCAATGGTGATAGCATATTTATTACACACACTTTCCAATCCTTAAATTAAATAATCTCATTTAGGATTGAATTAAACGGCAGTAAGCTTTATTGTTCTTCAATTTAAGTTCAAGTTCAATTGTTCAGTAAACATCTGTTTTGGCTGCTGTATCGAAACACAACCTGCATGCCAgccaaaaacaacaacaatcgCGTAAAATTGACATTGAAATGTTAAATCTACTTACGATTTATTTAAACTTACCTCAGAGAAGACTGTAACCGTGCAGTCTGAAGAATGCTCGCAGTGCGCTTCTCATAAATGAGCTATTGGAAAATGTGACTCGTTTTTACAGCTCAGCTTTGCGCAGCAATGTTTTGACTACTTACACAGAGATTCAGACCCTTATATAAACGTACTGCAATTGCACACTGTaatacaaataaacaataaagtaAGGGTGTTAGAAAAAGGGGATTTAGCGCATTGTGGAA
This window harbors:
- the chrac1 gene encoding chromatin accessibility complex protein 1, whose protein sequence is MSEKNMEEKVEQAASSKTISLPISRVRLIMKSSPDVSCINQDALFLTTKATELFVQHLALASYKNGSGRETNTLSYSDLANTAEETETFQFLTDILPRKILAGDYLKSLEEMGKDDDNL
- the LOC135781269 gene encoding uncharacterized protein, yielding MKWTRWSWCLFLLGSVVTEPELENLEWGSGFHELLHSFPADSPFLTEKPGRPANCTQRFWLPPSSPVCWDDIAGPEEFEKSRLLVLQNRAVLQGLSTASGLDEGRPSFDQQAREDVQGVQADHLIVAQTADTMQKVFMELEEKRKEGKEHYTFSNLKEHLENTKNDIANRENVAALLEKHLANLERSLHTMQLRLAKLLPH